In the Prochlorococcus marinus str. MIT 9312 genome, GACATAATTCTAATACCTCAATTTTCAAAAACTTTATTTTGAAGGACAACTCCTTCATCACTTAATAAACATCCAGAAATAAGTTCATCCTCTTTATCTAATTTAATTACACCATCTTTTATGAATGGTGTAATTAAAGATGTTAAATTTTTAGCATAAAGTGAACTCGCATCGTAAGGAACTGATGAAGGTAATTCACCAGCACCTATAAGCTTTACACCATCTTTGATAATAGTTTCATTTGATTTTGTTCCTTCGCAATTACCTCCTTGAGAAACTGCCAAATCTATCACTACAGCCCCAGGTCTCATTTTTTCAAGCATTGGAGAGTCTATTAAAACAGGTGCCTTTTTACCCAAAACTTGTGCAGTACAGATGGCAACATCTGCTTCAGATAAATATTTAGTTAAAGTAGCCTTCTGTTTTGAAAGAAATTCAGGAGTTACAGCTTTTGCGTAGCCTCCTGCCTCTCCTGGTTTTTCGTCAACTTCAGGAAGTTCTATAAATCTTGCGCCTAGGGACTCAACTTGTTCTTTAACAGCAGGCCTTATATCGGATACAAAAACTATTGCACCAAGTCTTTTTGCTGTAGCAACTGCCTGCAATCCTGCAACGCCACCACCTAGAACCACAACTTTGGCAGGTTGAACAGTGCCTGCTGCAGTCATCAGCATGGGGAAATATCTATCTAACTCACTTGCTGCTAAAAGGACTGCTTTGTATCCTGCAATATTAGCCTGTGAAGAAAGAACATCAGAAGATTGAGCCCTACTAATTCTGGGAAGCAACTCTAGTGATAAAGCTGAAATCTTATTACTATTTATTATCTTAAGAAGATCTTTGTTACCGTATGGGTTAAGAAGGCCAAGCAGAACAGCACCATTTTTTAATTTAATTAAATTATCCTCTGATGGAGTTTGAACACAAAATATCATGTCCGCTTCACCCCAAATGTTTTGATCTAAGTTACTGATTATTGTGCCGCCCGACTCTTCATATGATAAGTCACTAAATCCTGATAATTTTCCTGCTGAACTTTCAATATATACATCACATCCATGGCTTTTTAATTTCTTTACGGCTTCTGGAGTAGCTGAAACTCTCCTTTCACCAGAGCTAGTTTCGGAAGGAATAAGTATCTTTGTCAATTTATTTATTTTTTTACATACTAAATATAAATTGAAGAAAGTCAAAAGTCTTGGATTTTTGTTAAAAATATATTTTCTTTTCTATAAAAAATAGCTATCAAATATATATAGGTACTAATAATCCAATGAGTATAAAAGCAATCGAATGTCCTGATGGAGTATGTCACAGCCATCATGGTGGTCATGCTGTTCCCAGACAAGCTATGCAGAAGAATCTAGAAAAGCATGGTAAAGACTGGTGTGAGAAATTAGCAGAGAGAATTTACGAAATGTCTGTTGATACTTATTCACAGACAGTCATGCCAAGTCTTCACTCGGCTGGCTGGCAAAGAAGACATTTAGATTGGGAATTCAAGTTAGCAGAAAATGATTCTGAACCTGATGAAGCTCTTGTTGAAGGAATTATCAATGCCACAGAAAGCTTTTTAAGGAGTAGTGAAGTGCATAGATTATTTATTCAGGAATTAGTCCAGGGTACATTTGAAGAAGCTAATGATAAAAAAATAATTTCTAAAGCCATAAAATCTATTATTGAAGAGGAAATTGTTAGTTCACTAAGAGAAAAGAAAGAAACTCTTTTGAAGAAAATATCTGCAAAATTAGTATCTGAAGAAAAAGTTAGCGAGGAACTTGCAGTAAATTCAGCCAAAGAGGGTTTCGAGGAAGTCGAAAGGCTACTTGCAAATCATAGCGAGGCAGTTTAACACCTATTCTTTATATTTTCTTTATAATTACCGCAAAAACTGACTCAAATATAAATTAATAATTAAATTATTGTTTGGAAGTACAAAGTTGTAACTTATTAGACATTACATGCATTATCTATTGTGCTTAGGTATTAACAACATTTAACTTTCAATGGAAAATTTCATTAGGAAAAGAATTGATATTGCAACCTGTTGGGCTACCAACAGAATTTCTGCGATGGATACTCTAGAAAGATATGAAGACAGTTATGCAATCGCAGAAGAATTTAGAGAGTGGATTTTACATATTGGAGAAAAGAACGAAAATTTAAGAGATTCAGTTTTAAACTTCCCCAAGGAATTAAAGGAATTACTAGACCAACAATTCAACGATTAAATAATTAATCGATCTTGTGAAGGCCGACCTTCATTATTTGGGATTATTTATTATTATTAGAATTGAAATTAGCAAATAATATGGAAAATAAAGAGAAAAATTCAAACTTAGAAAATGTTGTAATTATAGGCTCAGGACCTGCAGGTTATACAGCTGCGATATATGCAGCAAGAGCAAATCTTCAACCTTTGCTTGTAACAGGATTTAATTCCGGTGGAATTCCTGGAGGTCAATTAATGACTACAACATTTGTTGAAAATTATCCAGGTTTCCCGGATGGAGTACTAGGTCCTGAACTGATGGACCTAATGAAGGCTCAAGCTGAAAGATGGGGTACAAATTTATACGAAAGTGATGTCGTTTCGATTAATACTGATTTGCATCCCTTTGAATTAAAAACTTTAGATGGAACTATAAAAGCGAATTCAATTATTATTGCAACTGGGGCAAGTGCAAATAGATTGGGAGTCATAAATGAAGATAAATTCTGGAGTAAAGGAATAAGTGCTTGTGCAATTTGTGATGGAGCAACCCCACAATTTAGGGATGAAGAATTAGCTGTCATAGGAGGCGGAGACTCTGCATGCGAAGAAGCAGCATACCTTACAAAATACGGTAGCAAGGTTCATTTGATTGTTAGATCAGAGAAATTAAGAGCTAGTGCAGCAATGGTTGACAGAGTAAAAGCTAATCCAAAAATACATATCCACTGGGAAACAAAAGTAGAGAAAGCTAATGGTTCTGAATGGCTTGAGAAAATAGAAACTATCCATTCTCAAGAAGGTAAAGGGGAAATCAATATTAAAGGTCTTTTTTACGCAATAGGACATACGCCTAATACAAAGTTCTTAGACAAAAAAATTGATTTAGATAATAAAGGATATATTGCTTGCAAACCAGGACGGCCAGAGACATCAGTCGAAGGCATTTTCGCAGCAGGTGATGTTGTTGATTCAGAATGGAGACAAGGAGTTACTGCTGCAGGAACAGGATGCATGGCTGCATTAGCGACTGAAAGGTGGCTAGCCGAGAAAAACTTAGCAAAAACAATAATTAGAGAAACACCCGAACCAGATAAGAAACTTAATTCATCAGATTTTAATGAAGACGAAGTTAATGAAGATACCTTCGATTCAAATTCTGAATGGCAAAAAGGGAGTTATGCATTGAGGAAACTTTATCACGAGAGTAAAAAACCTCTCTTAGTGATTTTTAGTTCCCCAAGCTGCGGCCCATGTCATGTCTTAAAACCTCAATTAAAAAGGATAATTAAAGAATTAAATGGTGCAGTGCTCGGCGTTGAAATAGATATTGATAAAGATCAAGATATTGCAAAACAAGCAGGCATTAACGGTACACCAACAGTTCAACTTTTTAAAGACAAATTATTAAAAAAACAATGGCAAGGTGTTAAACAAAGAAGTGAATTTAAAGAAGCTATAAAAAATATTATATAAAGTAGATGTTTACTTATTATTCCTCTTAGGATTATTTTTATTAGTCATAGGTCTGGCACCCCCTGCATTCCTCTCTCTATAAGTTATCCTCCCTCTAGAAAGATCATAAGGACTTATCTCAACTAACACTTTGTCTCCAGCTAATAATTTAATTCTAAATTTAGTCAATTTACCTGCAGCTCTGCATAAACATTGATGACCTTCAGGCTGCTCTAAGGTAACCAAATAAAATCCATTTCCCTGCTCTTTTTCTATTACACCTGAAGTTTCAATCATTAATTAATTTTTTACTAAATTTATATTATCAGAAAAAGATTGGCCAAAATTGATTATAGAAAAATTAAATGCTTAAAAATATGGAATTCAATTTAAATTGAAAATTTAATTTCATTAATTATTTGAAGTTGACCATAGTAAAAATTAGCTTTCGCAATTTTTTCAGAATCTTCTAATTGATCAAAAAAAACAAATCCAAGACTTTCCCATAATGAAGATCCGCAGACGTTATTCAATTCATTTTTTGCTTCTTTTTCAAAATTATCAAGTTTTCGTTCAAGATTTTTAGACCTAGATACAGACATAGCGACTAATATAGTTTATAGTACAAATATACTATATAACTCTATAATTGCAATATTAGAAAGGTAATCTCTTTTTTTCTTCAATATTTAGATCTGCTTCCATTTCCTTTAATCTTTTAAGTATTTGTTGATAGTACTCTTTGATATAACTTTCTAAAGATGTCATATCTTCTTTTTTTAGATCCAATATTTCGTAGGTTCTGCTCATGTCGGCATCTAATGATTCTCCACTACTTGTCACTTCAGCAAAAGCCAATCTTTCAGCAACATTTAAAGAGTCCTGAAAAAAAGAAACCACTTTTTGAGTAATACTAATAAGGAAGGGGGAAACTCTAAAAATTTTAGCCTTCTTTTCGCTAAATTTTTCACATAGGGATATAACTTCGTTTGAATCCCATGCTTTAGGACCAACTAATGGCATTGATTTTCTATGAGTTTTTGGATTATTAACTGCTGCAACAATAACTTTTGCCATGTCTTGAGTATTCATATAGGCAATTTTCGTTGGAGTTCCACTCATCCATACTGCTTGACTATCTAAAATGGGTATAGCGAATTGACCTATAACTCCTTGCATAAAAGCTGCACATTTGAAGATTGTATATTCTAGATCGGATTTCTCAAGAAGTTTTTCAGTACAGTATTTAATGTCCATTAATGGAACATTTCTAAATTTTTCTGTTAGAAGTATTGAAAGAAATATTACTCTTTTTACATTTAAGGCCTCACAAGCATTGAATAAATTGAGTTTTCCATCCCAATCTATTTCATAAATACTTTTAGGGTCATCTGGTCTACTGGTTGCCGCATCAATAACAACTTCAATATCTTGCAATGCATATTTAATATCAGAAGAATTTAATAAATTACCTTTTGTTAGTTCACAACCCCACTCCTGTAGAAAAGAAGATTTTTTTGGGTTTCTAACAAAACATCTCACTTCATGTCCATCTTCTATAGCCTTCTTTGCTATTTGCCTTCCAAGAGTCCCTGTTGCCCCTACTAAAAGAATCTTCATATTTAAGATTTACTTAACTTGTAGACCATAACTCACTTTGTAATGTATTCGTGAGAATCAATCTCCTTGAAACTTTAATAATAATGCACCACCAACCAATCCTATTGGTATCAGTATCCAAAAAACTGCAGCAATACTAAAAATTTCTTTAGCCATAGTAAAATTCAATCATTACTATAATTTACATTCAATATACATTTATTTGTTAAAAAAGTAGATAATGCAAATATCTTGAAAATTTTTATATATATGAATAGTAATTTTAAAGAAGAAAATATAAACCATCCTAACTACTGGACTTGGAATGGTTTTAAAATTTGTTGGAGTGTTATTGGCGAAGACAATGAAAATCCAATTATATTTCTCCACGGGTTTGGTGCTAGTCGAAAGCATTGGAGAAAAAATTTAAAATATTTTGCAAAAAGGAATTGTGCCTCATATTCTTTGGATTTAATCGGATTTGGGGATTCAGATCAACCTGGGATAAGACAAATTGGAAGATTAAACAATGAGATTTGGTCTAACCAAGTGAAAGACTTTATTGAACAGGTTGTAAAGCCGAAGAATTCTAGGAAAGTCATTCTTATTGGCAATTCCCTTGGATCATTAGTGGCTTTGACATGTGCAGTTTCATTAGAGGACCAGATTGCAACAGTTATTGCATCGCCTCTGCCAGATCAAATTCACGAAAACAAAAGAAAAACAACCACTAAAAGATTATTTAAAAAATTTATAGATAGATTCATAAAAATATTTTTTATTTTTTTACCTTTAGAGATTATTTTATTTTTAATAACCAAATTAGGGGTTATAAGGCTGGGTGTAAATTCTGCCTATTTCAAAAAAGATAATATCGATCATGAACTCATAGATTTGGTAACAAAACCAGTTTTAAGGAGAACTTCAGCTAGATCATTAAGAGCAATGTGTATTGGAATGTCTTCAAGAGGTGAAAATTTTCAAGCCTCTTA is a window encoding:
- a CDS encoding NAD(P) transhydrogenase subunit alpha gives rise to the protein MTKILIPSETSSGERRVSATPEAVKKLKSHGCDVYIESSAGKLSGFSDLSYEESGGTIISNLDQNIWGEADMIFCVQTPSEDNLIKLKNGAVLLGLLNPYGNKDLLKIINSNKISALSLELLPRISRAQSSDVLSSQANIAGYKAVLLAASELDRYFPMLMTAAGTVQPAKVVVLGGGVAGLQAVATAKRLGAIVFVSDIRPAVKEQVESLGARFIELPEVDEKPGEAGGYAKAVTPEFLSKQKATLTKYLSEADVAICTAQVLGKKAPVLIDSPMLEKMRPGAVVIDLAVSQGGNCEGTKSNETIIKDGVKLIGAGELPSSVPYDASSLYAKNLTSLITPFIKDGVIKLDKEDELISGCLLSDEGVVLQNKVFEN
- the trxB gene encoding thioredoxin-disulfide reductase — its product is MENKEKNSNLENVVIIGSGPAGYTAAIYAARANLQPLLVTGFNSGGIPGGQLMTTTFVENYPGFPDGVLGPELMDLMKAQAERWGTNLYESDVVSINTDLHPFELKTLDGTIKANSIIIATGASANRLGVINEDKFWSKGISACAICDGATPQFRDEELAVIGGGDSACEEAAYLTKYGSKVHLIVRSEKLRASAAMVDRVKANPKIHIHWETKVEKANGSEWLEKIETIHSQEGKGEINIKGLFYAIGHTPNTKFLDKKIDLDNKGYIACKPGRPETSVEGIFAAGDVVDSEWRQGVTAAGTGCMAALATERWLAEKNLAKTIIRETPEPDKKLNSSDFNEDEVNEDTFDSNSEWQKGSYALRKLYHESKKPLLVIFSSPSCGPCHVLKPQLKRIIKELNGAVLGVEIDIDKDQDIAKQAGINGTPTVQLFKDKLLKKQWQGVKQRSEFKEAIKNII
- the infA gene encoding translation initiation factor IF-1; its protein translation is MIETSGVIEKEQGNGFYLVTLEQPEGHQCLCRAAGKLTKFRIKLLAGDKVLVEISPYDLSRGRITYRERNAGGARPMTNKNNPKRNNK
- a CDS encoding NAD(P)H-binding protein; this translates as MKILLVGATGTLGRQIAKKAIEDGHEVRCFVRNPKKSSFLQEWGCELTKGNLLNSSDIKYALQDIEVVIDAATSRPDDPKSIYEIDWDGKLNLFNACEALNVKRVIFLSILLTEKFRNVPLMDIKYCTEKLLEKSDLEYTIFKCAAFMQGVIGQFAIPILDSQAVWMSGTPTKIAYMNTQDMAKVIVAAVNNPKTHRKSMPLVGPKAWDSNEVISLCEKFSEKKAKIFRVSPFLISITQKVVSFFQDSLNVAERLAFAEVTSSGESLDADMSRTYEILDLKKEDMTSLESYIKEYYQQILKRLKEMEADLNIEEKKRLPF
- the petM gene encoding cytochrome b6-f complex subunit PetM, with product MAKEIFSIAAVFWILIPIGLVGGALLLKFQGD
- a CDS encoding alpha/beta fold hydrolase; its protein translation is MNSNFKEENINHPNYWTWNGFKICWSVIGEDNENPIIFLHGFGASRKHWRKNLKYFAKRNCASYSLDLIGFGDSDQPGIRQIGRLNNEIWSNQVKDFIEQVVKPKNSRKVILIGNSLGSLVALTCAVSLEDQIATVIASPLPDQIHENKRKTTTKRLFKKFIDRFIKIFFIFLPLEIILFLITKLGVIRLGVNSAYFKKDNIDHELIDLVTKPVLRRTSARSLRAMCIGMSSRGENFQASYLLRKLSTSKKVPFLLIWGDKDNFIPLFVGKKIANFHRWVKLKIVSNSGHCIHDEDPSLFNRISYEWIRELKHFKI